In Juglans microcarpa x Juglans regia isolate MS1-56 chromosome 8D, Jm3101_v1.0, whole genome shotgun sequence, the following are encoded in one genomic region:
- the LOC121243745 gene encoding 3-oxo-Delta(4,5)-steroid 5-beta-reductase-like — protein sequence MIPWLWARAVGATKKINEAEEAVLPPGSYENVGLVIGVTGIVGNSLAEILPLPDTPGGPWKVYGVARRPRPKWNAKHPVHYIQCDVSNSEETEAKLSQLADVTHIFYVTWANQQTEAENCEVNGAMFRNVLRALIPNAPKLRHICLQTGTKHYVGPFEAFGKVQPHEPPFTEDLPRLNVPNFYYTQEDILFEEAKKKEGLTWSIHRPNTIFGFSPYSMMNMIGTLCVYAAICKHEGLPLKFPGSKASWEGYSVASDADLIAEQHIWATVDPNARNEAFNCNNGDVFKWKHLWKVLAERFGIEKYGFEEGEKVSLVEMMKDKGPVWEEIVRKNHLQPTKLEEVGVWWFADLILCVVGLLDSMNKSKEHGFLGFRNSKTSLITWVDKMKVHNIVP from the exons ATGATCCCCTGGCTGTGGGCTAGAGCTGTTGGTGCTACAAAG AAGATTAACGAAGCCGAAGAAGCAGTACTACCACCAGGAAGCTACGAAAATGTGGGCCTGGTGATCGGCGTGACTGGAATCGTGGGCAACAGCCTCGCCGAAATTCTCCCTCTCCCTGACACTCCGGGAGGCCCGTGGAAGGTCTATGGCGTGGCGCGTCGTCCTCGTCCCAAGTGGAATGCGAAGCATCCAGTCCATTACATCCAGTGCGACGTCTCAAACTCAGAGGAAACCGAAGCTAAGCTTTCCCAATTAGCAGATGTCACCCACATCTTCTACGTCACTTGGGCTAACCAACAAACCGAGGCCGAGAACTGCGAGGTCAACGGCGCTATGTTCCGCAACGTGCTCCGTGCTCTGATTCCAAACGCTCCGAAACTCCGCCACATTTGCCTCCAGACGGGCACCAAACACTACGTTGGACCCTTCGAGGCGTTTGGCAAGGTCCAACCCCACGAGCCACCTTTCACGGAGGACTTGCCCCGACTGAACGTGCCGAATTTCTACTATACCCAGGAAGATATTTTGTTCGAAGAGGCGAAGAAGAAGGAAGGCTTAACTTGGTCCATCCACCGACCCAACACTATATTTGGATTTTCCCCATATAGCATGATGAACATGATAGGCACGCTTTGTGTATATGCAGCAATATGCAAGCACGAGGGGCTTCCTTTGAAGTTCCCTGGAAGCAAAGCGAGCTGGGAAGGGTACTCAGTGGCTTCAGATGCTGATCTTATTGCAGAGCAGCATATATGGGCAACAGTAGACCCGAATGCAAGGAACGAAGCGTTTAACTGCAACAACGGGGACGTGTTCAAGTGGAAGCATCTTTGGAAGGTGTTGGCGGAGAGATTTGGGATTGAGAAGTACGGATTTGAGGAGGGTGAGAAAGTTAGCTTGGTGGAGATGATGAAGGACAAGGGACCAGTGTGGGAGGAGATTGTGAGGAAGAATCATCTGCAACCCACGAAGTTGGAGGAGGTTGGGGTGTGGTGGTTTGCAGACTTGATCCTGTGCGTGGTGGGTTTGTTGGACAGTATGAATAAGAGCAAGGAGCATGGGTTCTTGGGTTTCAGGAACTCCAAGACTTCTTTAATCACTTGGGTTGATAAGATGAAAGTACACAATATTGTACCTTGA